A stretch of the Bradyrhizobium arachidis genome encodes the following:
- a CDS encoding FAD-dependent oxidoreductase translates to MMPAQESYDVVVIGAGAGGMTAAAVAAVEGLRVLVIEKTAFVGGTTAWSGGMVWIPANGKMKEVGLSDSVTDAVQYLASTVPETANASLRAAFLARGPEAIAYLEANTEVRLQPVKAYPDYYPERLGATTGGRVLEPVAFDGTRLGPGFARLRPPLPEFTLFGGMMVNRLDIPHLRRIGKSFRSTLRSVRLLSQYALQRLRAPRGTTLHLGNALAARLYASLLARRVEMLFSADVVDLVVEGGRVSGVTIRHGSRDRTIAARRGVVLATGGFSHDAPLRKRFFPPAAGFVSATSAAGTGDGLRLATASGAALNTDATSSAYWVPASLFRRDDGSRGVFPHTVTDRAKPGIIAVNAAGRRFVNEALSYHEFVLGMLRDGNGEPDRPFHLICDRDFLWTYGLGRIRPFTWNVRRYVRSGELIKAPSIAQLAEKIGVAPSSLAATVADYNANATNGQDPEFGRGSTIYQRHLGDIGRKPNPCVAPILRAPFFALRIYPADLGTAIGVRVDAQARVLREDGTPVAGLYASGNDMGSIMNGNYPGPGITLGPALTFGYIAGRHMAEGTSAAVPVAMRTPV, encoded by the coding sequence ATGATGCCGGCGCAGGAGAGCTACGACGTCGTCGTGATCGGCGCCGGCGCGGGCGGCATGACGGCGGCGGCCGTCGCTGCCGTCGAAGGCCTGCGTGTGCTCGTGATCGAGAAGACCGCGTTCGTCGGCGGCACCACCGCGTGGTCGGGCGGCATGGTCTGGATTCCCGCCAACGGCAAGATGAAAGAGGTAGGGCTTTCCGATAGCGTCACGGATGCCGTCCAATATCTCGCGAGCACCGTCCCCGAAACAGCCAATGCCAGCCTGCGCGCCGCCTTCCTTGCACGCGGCCCCGAGGCGATCGCGTATCTCGAAGCCAACACCGAAGTCCGGCTGCAGCCGGTGAAGGCCTATCCCGATTATTATCCGGAGCGGCTTGGCGCCACCACGGGCGGTCGCGTGCTGGAGCCGGTGGCGTTTGACGGCACCAGGCTCGGTCCAGGCTTCGCGCGGCTGCGGCCGCCGCTGCCCGAATTCACGCTGTTCGGCGGCATGATGGTGAACCGGCTCGACATCCCGCATCTGCGCCGGATCGGAAAATCGTTTCGCTCGACGTTGCGCTCGGTGCGGCTGCTCTCGCAATATGCCCTGCAGCGCCTGCGCGCCCCGCGCGGCACGACGCTGCATCTCGGCAATGCGCTCGCCGCCCGGCTCTATGCCTCGCTGCTGGCGCGGCGGGTCGAGATGCTCTTCAGCGCCGACGTCGTGGACCTCGTCGTCGAAGGCGGCCGCGTCAGCGGCGTGACGATCCGCCACGGTTCGCGCGACCGCACCATCGCGGCGCGCCGCGGTGTGGTGCTCGCGACCGGCGGCTTCTCGCACGATGCGCCCTTGCGCAAGCGCTTCTTTCCTCCGGCTGCAGGATTCGTGTCGGCGACAAGCGCTGCCGGCACCGGCGACGGCCTGCGCCTTGCGACCGCAAGCGGCGCCGCGCTCAACACTGACGCGACAAGCTCCGCTTATTGGGTTCCGGCCTCGCTGTTCCGGCGCGACGACGGCAGCCGCGGCGTGTTCCCGCACACGGTGACCGACCGCGCCAAGCCGGGCATCATCGCCGTCAATGCGGCCGGCCGGCGCTTCGTCAACGAGGCGCTGTCCTATCATGAGTTCGTGCTCGGCATGCTCCGCGACGGCAATGGCGAGCCCGATCGTCCCTTCCATCTGATCTGCGACCGCGATTTCCTGTGGACCTATGGTCTCGGCCGTATAAGGCCCTTCACCTGGAATGTCCGGCGCTATGTCAGGAGCGGCGAGTTGATCAAGGCCCCCAGCATCGCGCAACTGGCCGAGAAGATCGGCGTTGCCCCGTCCTCGCTCGCCGCGACGGTCGCCGACTACAATGCCAATGCGACGAACGGTCAGGATCCCGAATTCGGCCGCGGCAGCACCATCTACCAGCGCCATCTCGGCGATATCGGCCGCAAGCCAAACCCCTGTGTCGCACCGATCCTGCGCGCGCCGTTTTTCGCGTTGCGCATCTATCCCGCCGATCTCGGCACCGCCATCGGCGTGAGGGTGGACGCGCAGGCGCGCGTGCTGCGCGAGGACGGCACGCCGGTCGCGGGCCTCTATGCCAGCGGCAACGACATGGGCTCGATCATGAACGGGAATTATCCGGGGCCGGGCATCACGCTGGGGCCGGCGCTGACGTTCGGATACATCGCTGGGCGGCATATGGCGGAGGGCACGTCGGCTGCGGTGCCAGTCGCCATGAGAACGCCGGTTTAG
- a CDS encoding GMC family oxidoreductase, translated as MNDPVDVLIIGAGASGAAVAWSLAETKMHILCLEQGGWMNPAEYPSTGRDWEAKFYGEWATSPNVRGRPEDYPINDDNSPIKVVNYNAVGGSTVMYTAHWPRLHPSDFRVKTLDGVADDWPIDYDMLVPFFEENDRIMGTSGLSGDPLSPLTHPPMPPQPLGLSGPLIGRAMNKLGWHWWPSDTTVATMDYEGRARCINLGHCTPACAQGAKSSTDITYWPQAIRAGVELRTHCRVREITTDDNGMASGVVYYDKDGVEQFQPAHVVIIACNGVGTPRLLLNSASGRFPNGLANSSGLVGKNLMFHPYAQIYGYVKEPTDSNRAPPTCLWSKEWYDTDLSRGFVRGYGVQFVRGAGPVFEAVVSEQKGILPWGPDHHRVFRKLNGHRIGFSAICEDLPEEHNRVTLDPVLKDSHGIPAPRIDYTISENSRKMMEHALARGREVLETAGATDICVNSPIPWGGWHLLGTARMGTDPERSVVNEWGRSHDVKNLFIVDGSVFVTSGGVNPTSTIQAIALYVADQMKQRLANLFD; from the coding sequence ATGAACGACCCCGTGGACGTCCTGATCATCGGCGCGGGCGCATCAGGCGCCGCCGTCGCGTGGTCGTTGGCCGAGACCAAGATGCACATCCTGTGTCTCGAGCAGGGCGGCTGGATGAACCCGGCGGAATATCCAAGCACCGGTCGCGACTGGGAAGCCAAGTTCTACGGCGAGTGGGCGACCAGCCCGAACGTGCGCGGCCGGCCCGAGGACTATCCGATCAACGACGACAATTCGCCGATCAAGGTCGTCAACTACAACGCGGTCGGCGGCTCCACGGTGATGTACACCGCGCATTGGCCGCGGCTGCATCCGTCCGATTTCAGGGTGAAGACGCTCGACGGCGTCGCCGACGACTGGCCGATCGACTATGACATGCTGGTGCCGTTCTTCGAAGAGAACGACCGCATCATGGGGACGTCAGGACTATCAGGCGATCCGCTGTCGCCGCTGACCCATCCGCCGATGCCGCCGCAGCCGCTTGGGCTGTCCGGCCCGCTGATCGGCAGGGCCATGAACAAGCTCGGCTGGCACTGGTGGCCCTCGGATACGACGGTCGCGACGATGGACTACGAGGGCAGGGCGCGCTGCATCAATCTCGGCCATTGCACGCCGGCCTGCGCACAGGGTGCAAAGTCATCGACCGACATCACCTATTGGCCGCAGGCGATCCGCGCCGGCGTCGAATTGCGTACCCATTGCCGGGTGCGTGAGATCACGACCGACGACAATGGCATGGCCTCGGGCGTCGTCTACTACGACAAGGACGGCGTCGAGCAGTTTCAGCCGGCGCATGTCGTCATCATCGCCTGCAACGGCGTCGGCACGCCGCGGCTGCTGCTCAACTCGGCATCCGGCCGCTTCCCGAACGGGCTTGCCAATTCGTCGGGCCTGGTCGGCAAGAACCTGATGTTCCACCCCTACGCGCAGATCTACGGCTATGTGAAGGAGCCGACCGACTCCAATCGCGCACCACCGACCTGCCTGTGGAGCAAGGAATGGTATGACACGGACCTGTCGCGCGGCTTCGTCCGCGGCTACGGCGTCCAGTTCGTTCGCGGCGCAGGGCCGGTGTTCGAGGCGGTCGTGAGCGAGCAGAAGGGCATTCTGCCATGGGGACCGGACCATCACCGCGTGTTCCGCAAGCTCAACGGCCATCGTATTGGCTTCTCCGCGATCTGCGAGGATCTGCCGGAGGAGCACAATCGCGTCACGCTCGATCCCGTCCTGAAGGACAGCCACGGCATTCCCGCGCCCAGGATCGACTACACCATCAGCGAAAACAGCCGGAAGATGATGGAGCACGCGCTGGCGCGCGGCCGCGAGGTGTTAGAGACCGCAGGGGCCACCGACATCTGCGTCAACAGCCCGATTCCCTGGGGCGGCTGGCATCTGCTCGGCACCGCGCGCATGGGCACCGACCCCGAACGCTCCGTCGTCAACGAATGGGGCCGCTCGCATGACGTGAAGAATCTCTTCATCGTCGACGGCAGCGTCTTCGTCACCTCGGGCGGCGTCAATCCGACCTCGACCATCCAGGCCATCGCGCTCTACGTCGCCGACCAGATGAAGCAGCGCCTCGCCAATCTCTTCGACTAG
- a CDS encoding S1C family serine protease has protein sequence MLDLTSDISGGSLPPQPVQATPVDDQHLLDAYSNAVIGVTERVGPAVVRVETGPKVPNGRERGGLGSGIVISPDGLVLTNSHVVGTSKEIRLRDIEGNVGDARVLGVDPDTDLALLRANGVRDLRYAALGNSKGLRRGQLVIAIGNPLGFESTVTAGVVSALGRSIRSVSGRTIEDVIQTDAALNPGNSGGPLVSSHSEVIGINTAIISGAQGICFAVASNTAQFVLSEIIRHGYVRRAYIGVAGQTAPIPRRHAVLAGVENKMGALLAQIEPDGPAAKAGLLPGDVVIRLDGVEINGVDDLIRVLDRDRIGRRLAMDVLRLGRLRAIDIDPIERKPAR, from the coding sequence ATGTTAGATCTTACGTCAGATATCAGCGGCGGCAGCCTGCCGCCGCAACCCGTCCAAGCCACCCCCGTTGACGACCAGCACCTGCTCGACGCCTATTCCAACGCCGTGATCGGCGTGACGGAGCGCGTCGGCCCGGCCGTGGTGCGCGTCGAGACCGGGCCAAAGGTGCCGAACGGCCGCGAACGCGGCGGGCTCGGCTCCGGCATCGTGATCTCGCCGGATGGGCTGGTTTTGACCAACAGCCATGTGGTCGGTACCTCCAAGGAGATCAGGCTCAGGGATATCGAGGGCAATGTCGGCGACGCCCGGGTGCTCGGCGTCGATCCCGACACCGACCTTGCGCTGCTGCGCGCCAATGGCGTTCGCGACCTCCGCTATGCTGCGCTTGGCAACTCCAAGGGCCTGCGTCGCGGCCAGCTCGTGATCGCGATCGGCAATCCCTTGGGGTTCGAGTCCACGGTCACCGCCGGTGTGGTCTCCGCGCTCGGACGCTCCATCCGCTCGGTGAGCGGGCGGACCATCGAGGACGTGATCCAGACCGATGCTGCGCTCAACCCCGGCAATTCCGGCGGACCCCTGGTGTCGTCGCATTCCGAGGTGATCGGCATCAACACGGCGATCATCAGTGGTGCGCAGGGCATCTGTTTTGCGGTTGCGAGCAACACGGCGCAATTCGTGCTGTCGGAGATCATCCGCCATGGCTATGTCCGCCGCGCCTATATCGGCGTCGCCGGGCAGACCGCGCCGATCCCGCGGCGGCACGCGGTGCTGGCCGGTGTCGAGAACAAGATGGGCGCGCTGCTCGCCCAGATCGAGCCGGACGGGCCTGCGGCGAAGGCCGGGCTGTTGCCCGGCGACGTCGTCATCAGGCTCGACGGCGTCGAGATCAACGGTGTCGACGATTTGATCCGCGTGCTCGACCGCGACCGCATCGGCCGGCGCCTCGCTATGGACGTGCTGCGGCTCGGCCGCCTACGGGCGATCGACATCGATCCGATCGAGCGCAAGCCGGCCCGCTAG
- a CDS encoding thermonuclease family protein produces the protein MSFRNFLAAVVLVVAGCLASAGPSQAVTGTATVRDANSIQIADVTYRLDGVDAPELDQVCIDDHADPWTCGLEARDQLTKLIKGRSVRCDDVGPEKNFGKRHRAICTADGDKTTLNEQLIRLGYAIAREPVKVNVKPAAAEAKTGSVGIWKGCFVAPQEFRTGKKDGPLLGTACRADRDKEIRAALFPEELTMPPSCSIKGKLAVRARVTGNIGIYHLRGCPSYAGTTKPDRWFCSEDDAQAAGFRKAYNCRRPK, from the coding sequence ATGTCCTTCAGAAATTTCCTTGCCGCAGTCGTTCTGGTCGTCGCGGGATGTCTCGCTTCGGCCGGCCCGAGCCAGGCCGTGACCGGGACCGCCACGGTCCGCGATGCAAACTCCATCCAGATCGCCGACGTCACCTACCGGCTCGACGGCGTCGATGCGCCGGAACTCGACCAGGTCTGCATCGACGACCACGCCGACCCCTGGACCTGCGGCCTCGAGGCCCGTGACCAGCTCACCAAGCTGATCAAGGGGCGCTCGGTGCGCTGCGACGACGTCGGGCCCGAGAAGAACTTTGGCAAGCGGCACCGCGCCATCTGCACCGCCGACGGCGACAAGACCACGCTGAATGAGCAATTGATCCGGCTCGGCTACGCGATCGCCCGCGAGCCGGTGAAGGTGAACGTGAAGCCGGCCGCCGCCGAGGCCAAGACGGGATCAGTCGGCATCTGGAAGGGTTGCTTTGTTGCGCCGCAAGAATTCCGCACCGGCAAAAAGGACGGCCCGCTGCTCGGCACCGCCTGCCGCGCCGACCGCGACAAGGAAATCCGCGCCGCGCTGTTTCCGGAGGAGCTGACGATGCCACCGAGCTGCAGCATCAAGGGCAAGCTCGCGGTGCGTGCCCGCGTCACCGGCAATATCGGCATCTATCATTTGCGGGGCTGCCCGAGCTATGCGGGTACGACCAAGCCGGACCGCTGGTTCTGCTCCGAGGACGACGCCCAGGCCGCGGGCTTCCGCAAGGCCTACAACTGCCGCCGGCCGAAGTAA